A DNA window from uncultured Methanoregula sp. contains the following coding sequences:
- the pyrB gene encoding aspartate carbamoyltransferase — MGTQHIISIGDFERKDIDRLLDHAGQIDKKKFDPDALVGKILAVLFFEPSTRTRMSFESAMARLGGTSLSVGSVDACSMAKGETLADTIRVVSGYADAIVIRHPKEGAARLAAEFSTVPVINAGDGAGQHPSQTLLDLYTIRQSMPIDGIDVALVGDLRYGRTAHSLASALSIYNARLHTVSPTGLELPSTLAANLRDKGMEIIEHEDISEVIPNVDVLYVTRIQRERFPDSASYFNVSSSNRITPELLADARKHMIVLHPLPRVDEIDPRVDTSPHAKYFEQSRNGVPVRMAMLLQVMK; from the coding sequence GTGGGAACGCAGCATATCATATCCATTGGCGATTTTGAGAGGAAGGATATCGACCGCCTGCTGGATCACGCAGGGCAGATCGACAAAAAAAAGTTTGACCCGGATGCACTTGTCGGCAAGATCCTTGCCGTTCTCTTCTTTGAACCGAGCACCAGGACGCGGATGTCCTTTGAATCGGCCATGGCGCGCCTTGGCGGCACTTCCCTCTCGGTCGGGAGCGTTGATGCCTGCTCCATGGCAAAAGGAGAGACCCTCGCGGATACCATCAGGGTTGTGAGCGGGTATGCGGATGCAATCGTCATCCGGCATCCCAAGGAAGGCGCAGCAAGGCTTGCGGCAGAGTTCTCGACCGTCCCGGTCATCAATGCCGGCGACGGGGCCGGCCAGCACCCGTCCCAGACACTGCTCGACCTGTACACCATCCGCCAGTCGATGCCCATCGATGGCATCGATGTGGCTCTTGTCGGGGACCTCCGCTATGGCCGGACCGCACACTCCCTGGCCTCGGCCCTCTCCATCTACAACGCCCGGCTGCACACGGTCTCACCCACGGGCCTTGAACTCCCGTCAACCCTTGCCGCGAACCTGAGGGACAAGGGAATGGAGATTATCGAACATGAGGATATCAGCGAGGTTATCCCCAATGTTGATGTACTCTACGTCACCCGCATCCAGCGGGAGCGGTTCCCCGACTCGGCCTCGTACTTCAATGTCTCCTCCAGCAACCGTATCACGCCCGAACTCCTCGCGGATGCCAGGAAGCATATGATCGTCCTCCACCCCCTCCCGAGGGTTGACGAGATCGACCCGAGAGTTGACACCTCTCCCCATGCAAAATATTTCGAACAGTCCAGAAACGGCGTTCCCGTCCGGATGGCGATGCTCCTCCAGGTGATGAAATGA
- a CDS encoding DegT/DnrJ/EryC1/StrS family aminotransferase, whose protein sequence is MDIIPVARPAIGQEEISAVTEVLESGMLAAGERVSQFEQKFADYCDTTHAIAINNGTAALHAALLALDIAPGDEVIVPSFSFIATATAVSMCGAKPVFVDVDPETFNIDPARIEERITEKTRAVIGVHLFGQPFDVDAVKKVCESRNLKLVEDAAQAHGAIYQGAKVGGLGHIACFSFYATKNMITGEGGMVTTNDRTLADRVRLIINHGQKEKYLHTRLGYNYRMTDLAAAIGLVQLKKLDKFNLRRRKNAEYFNANLHAKGLVLPKIMPGANPVYHQYVVRLTEEFPMDRAGFIDYLKLKGVGSAIHYPIPIHRQPLYNTETGPDPCPVATRLSGSVLSLPVHPLLDQKELMHICDVINRVK, encoded by the coding sequence GTGGACATTATACCAGTTGCACGGCCGGCCATCGGTCAGGAAGAGATATCGGCGGTGACCGAAGTCCTCGAATCCGGGATGCTTGCCGCAGGCGAGCGGGTTTCACAGTTCGAACAGAAGTTTGCGGATTATTGCGACACAACGCACGCGATTGCCATCAATAACGGCACTGCCGCCCTGCATGCTGCCCTGCTCGCGCTCGATATCGCCCCCGGTGATGAGGTGATCGTTCCCTCGTTCTCGTTCATAGCAACGGCAACCGCGGTCTCCATGTGCGGCGCCAAGCCCGTTTTCGTGGATGTCGACCCGGAGACCTTCAATATTGATCCGGCCCGAATCGAGGAACGCATTACGGAAAAGACCCGGGCAGTGATTGGTGTCCACCTGTTCGGCCAGCCGTTCGATGTCGATGCGGTAAAAAAAGTCTGCGAATCCCGCAACCTGAAGCTCGTGGAGGATGCAGCCCAGGCCCACGGGGCAATCTACCAGGGTGCCAAAGTCGGCGGGCTCGGGCACATTGCCTGTTTCTCGTTCTATGCGACAAAGAACATGATCACAGGGGAAGGCGGGATGGTCACTACCAATGACCGGACACTCGCGGATCGGGTGCGCCTCATCATCAACCATGGCCAGAAGGAAAAATACCTGCACACGCGCCTCGGCTACAACTACCGTATGACCGATCTTGCGGCTGCCATCGGCCTTGTCCAGCTCAAAAAACTCGACAAGTTCAATCTCCGCCGGAGAAAAAATGCCGAATATTTCAATGCAAATCTCCATGCCAAAGGGCTCGTTCTCCCAAAAATCATGCCCGGTGCAAATCCCGTGTACCACCAGTATGTGGTCCGGCTGACCGAAGAGTTCCCGATGGACCGGGCGGGATTCATCGACTATCTCAAGCTCAAGGGTGTCGGCTCCGCGATACATTACCCAATCCCCATTCACCGCCAGCCGCTGTATAATACGGAGACCGGTCCGGATCCCTGCCCGGTTGCAACCCGGCTTTCCGGGTCGGTCCTGAGCCTCCCGGTTCACCCGCTCCTCGATCAGAAAGAGCTCATGCACATCTGCGATGTCATAAACCGGGTGAAATGA
- a CDS encoding Gfo/Idh/MocA family oxidoreductase, producing MDVGVIGTGLMGRNHVRVYTELKGVGSVGVYDLNTAAAAEMARQHGAVAFSSLDKLLDACDAVSVCVPTQFHAGVIQQVFDAGVSVLIEKPICATSAEAEALTRHIPAGITVGVGHIERFNPVVLEIKKIVKTPLYVEMKRHNPASARVTGSTVVEDLMIHDIDILIHLFDMPRSIHSAGSVDVCSVLASCGTMPVALSASRKSSKKIRMIYIEEEEFTVEGDFMTQEITIYRKPGQYQFEAERYVQENIIEKVMVNKLEPLKRELSTFVECARDKKPFPITPEQAINNLRMCETILAGLKVN from the coding sequence ATGGATGTCGGTGTTATCGGTACGGGGCTGATGGGGAGAAACCATGTCCGTGTCTACACCGAGCTCAAGGGTGTGGGATCGGTCGGGGTCTATGATCTCAACACCGCTGCCGCAGCAGAGATGGCCCGGCAGCATGGGGCAGTTGCATTCTCGTCGCTCGATAAACTTCTCGATGCCTGTGATGCGGTCAGTGTCTGCGTGCCCACGCAGTTCCATGCCGGGGTGATACAGCAGGTCTTCGATGCCGGTGTATCCGTGCTCATAGAAAAGCCGATCTGTGCAACCTCTGCCGAAGCCGAGGCGCTCACCCGCCACATACCTGCCGGCATCACGGTCGGCGTGGGGCATATCGAGCGCTTCAACCCGGTTGTCCTGGAGATCAAAAAGATCGTAAAGACGCCTCTGTATGTCGAGATGAAACGACACAACCCGGCATCCGCAAGAGTGACCGGCAGCACCGTTGTTGAAGATCTGATGATTCACGACATCGACATCCTCATTCACCTGTTCGACATGCCCCGTTCCATTCACAGTGCCGGCAGTGTCGATGTCTGCAGTGTGCTTGCAAGCTGCGGGACAATGCCGGTGGCCCTTTCAGCGAGCAGGAAATCCTCAAAGAAGATCCGGATGATCTATATCGAGGAAGAGGAGTTCACGGTTGAAGGTGATTTCATGACCCAGGAGATCACCATCTACCGCAAGCCCGGGCAGTACCAGTTCGAAGCCGAGCGGTACGTGCAGGAGAATATTATTGAGAAAGTCATGGTCAACAAGCTCGAGCCCTTAAAGCGGGAACTATCGACTTTTGTTGAGTGCGCACGGGACAAAAAGCCGTTCCCGATCACGCCGGAACAGGCCATAAATAACCTGCGGATGTGCGAAACCATCCTTGCAGGACTGAAGGTGAACTGA
- a CDS encoding nucleotide sugar dehydrogenase has translation MLSDLIRKRGPIKKIGVIGMGYVGIPAAVLFADAPVFDRVYGFQRDSPSSGYKIAMLNRGESPLKGEEPGLEELLHKVVTAGKFSCTSDFAKLREMDAVTLSIQTPFLNKEDLLPDFSALKEGIRNVGKYLSPGMLVVLESTITPGTTTGLAREILEQESGLKAGVDFALAHAPERVMVGRLLRNIREHDRIVGGIDDVSTARAAELYSPVLTLGKVIPMSSTAAEVTKTAENTFRDLQIAAINELALYCEAMGINVYDVRTGVDSLKGEGITRAMLWPGAGVGGHCLTKDTYHLERGVQMLGPDLLDYPSGEPSLFVLARHINDFMPVHMFRLTMDGLKRAGLSPKGAKIALLGWAFLANSDDTRNTPAEPYRDLLIQEGALVSIHDPYVAEYPGLTFEPFVEDAVRGADVIVIFAGHNLYRGLDVPYLRNLTGRKHPVIVDGRNLVDADACIKAGFIYKGIGRGDKNSHPLVE, from the coding sequence ATGCTGTCGGATTTGATCAGGAAACGCGGGCCGATCAAGAAGATCGGTGTCATTGGCATGGGATATGTCGGGATACCGGCTGCGGTCCTTTTTGCGGACGCACCGGTCTTTGACCGGGTGTACGGGTTCCAGAGGGATTCCCCGTCTTCCGGCTACAAGATCGCGATGCTGAACCGGGGCGAGAGCCCGCTCAAGGGCGAGGAACCGGGCCTTGAGGAACTCCTGCACAAAGTGGTTACTGCCGGCAAATTCTCCTGCACCTCAGATTTTGCAAAGCTCCGGGAAATGGACGCTGTTACGCTTTCTATCCAGACACCTTTCCTGAACAAGGAAGATCTCCTGCCGGATTTTTCTGCTCTGAAAGAGGGAATCCGGAACGTGGGGAAATATCTCTCCCCAGGTATGCTCGTTGTGCTGGAATCGACCATCACCCCCGGGACAACCACCGGCCTTGCCCGGGAGATCCTTGAGCAGGAATCCGGCCTGAAGGCCGGTGTCGATTTTGCGCTTGCCCATGCCCCCGAGCGGGTGATGGTGGGCCGGCTGCTCCGGAATATCCGCGAGCATGACCGGATTGTCGGGGGAATCGATGATGTGAGCACAGCGCGGGCGGCCGAGCTCTACTCTCCTGTCCTCACGCTCGGGAAAGTCATTCCCATGTCCTCGACCGCAGCCGAGGTGACGAAGACCGCGGAGAACACGTTCCGGGATCTCCAGATCGCGGCTATCAACGAGCTGGCGCTCTATTGCGAAGCAATGGGAATCAATGTGTACGATGTCCGGACCGGGGTTGACAGCCTCAAGGGCGAGGGAATCACCCGGGCCATGCTCTGGCCGGGAGCCGGTGTGGGCGGCCACTGTCTGACGAAAGATACTTACCACTTGGAACGCGGGGTGCAGATGCTGGGCCCCGATCTGCTCGATTATCCTTCGGGTGAGCCCTCGCTCTTCGTGCTCGCCCGCCATATCAACGACTTCATGCCGGTCCATATGTTCCGTCTCACCATGGATGGCCTGAAACGTGCCGGCCTCTCTCCCAAAGGTGCGAAGATTGCGCTCCTTGGCTGGGCGTTCCTGGCAAACTCTGACGATACCCGGAACACTCCTGCCGAGCCGTACCGCGATCTCCTCATTCAGGAAGGTGCCCTTGTCAGCATCCACGACCCGTACGTTGCCGAATATCCCGGCCTGACGTTCGAGCCGTTTGTGGAAGATGCGGTCCGCGGTGCCGATGTGATCGTTATCTTTGCCGGCCACAACCTTTACCGTGGCCTGGATGTCCCGTATCTCCGGAATCTTACCGGCAGGAAGCACCCGGTCATTGTTGACGGGCGCAACCTGGTTGACGCGGATGCCTGTATAAAGGCCGGGTTCATCTACAAGGGCATTGGCCGGGGCGACAAGAACTCGCATCCCTTGGTGGAATAA
- a CDS encoding S-layer protein has product MVHPDRQRKIQLLFILCMAVGFCILPCQAGTRYISGGPDLYVSLDSTNQLVPGTTTELPVIIENKGKNTMELYNAFTLQPDYLPSTAKFATVTLLSGDAPVRVKSNPQIVGDIASGAIVPAMFVVEIPQDAKAGTYTMQAIVSYQYVPQAEQETTADITYYFKDAKTTRPVPVVVRPMVVLAVDEVQSHNLPAGGEGYITFTIRNTGQDTGNRTSVYLVPEGASPVVPYSNGIYVGSLPPNASAPATFKVAVSSNADAAQIYPVSLYAVYRDYEGNTVSSPQVSTGVKFSRKVTFKTTSAPSVITPGKTGIVSVTYQNTGNSTVHNAQARISVIDPFSSDDDTAYLGELKPGQSAVALFSVKTDAGATLKRYSVASEIQYTDSANNAFISDNIPVLVDVQPSYGMIPFIALVIILVLAGGAYLWFRNKRAAEQK; this is encoded by the coding sequence ATGGTGCACCCGGATCGGCAACGAAAGATTCAGCTCTTGTTCATTCTCTGCATGGCTGTAGGATTCTGTATTCTTCCCTGCCAGGCCGGAACCCGGTATATTTCCGGGGGTCCGGACCTGTACGTGTCTCTGGACTCCACGAACCAGCTGGTCCCGGGAACAACCACGGAGCTGCCTGTTATCATTGAGAACAAGGGCAAGAACACGATGGAATTGTATAATGCCTTCACCCTCCAGCCGGATTACCTCCCGTCAACGGCGAAATTCGCAACCGTAACACTTCTTTCGGGGGATGCACCCGTCCGGGTGAAATCCAATCCGCAGATCGTCGGGGATATCGCATCCGGTGCCATCGTGCCGGCAATGTTCGTTGTCGAGATCCCGCAGGATGCCAAAGCCGGCACCTATACCATGCAGGCGATCGTCTCCTACCAGTACGTTCCCCAGGCTGAGCAGGAGACCACTGCCGATATCACCTACTATTTCAAGGATGCAAAAACCACTCGCCCTGTCCCGGTTGTTGTCCGGCCTATGGTCGTCCTTGCCGTGGACGAGGTCCAGAGCCACAATCTCCCTGCCGGTGGTGAAGGCTATATCACGTTCACCATCCGGAACACCGGCCAGGACACGGGCAACCGGACCTCCGTTTATCTCGTGCCCGAGGGTGCAAGCCCGGTTGTTCCCTACAGCAATGGGATCTACGTGGGATCCCTTCCCCCCAATGCAAGCGCCCCGGCTACCTTCAAGGTCGCCGTCTCATCCAATGCCGATGCTGCCCAGATCTATCCGGTCTCCCTGTATGCCGTGTACCGCGATTATGAAGGCAATACCGTCAGTTCGCCCCAGGTAAGCACGGGCGTAAAATTTTCCCGGAAAGTGACCTTCAAAACAACGAGCGCTCCGTCAGTGATCACCCCGGGAAAGACCGGTATCGTCAGCGTGACATACCAGAATACCGGAAATTCAACGGTGCATAATGCCCAGGCCCGCATCAGTGTCATCGACCCGTTCTCGAGCGATGACGATACCGCATATCTCGGCGAGCTCAAACCCGGTCAGTCCGCAGTTGCATTGTTCAGCGTCAAGACCGATGCCGGGGCAACCCTCAAGAGATACTCCGTTGCATCCGAGATCCAGTATACCGATTCCGCGAATAATGCCTTCATCTCCGACAATATTCCGGTTCTCGTCGACGTGCAGCCCTCGTATGGGATGATCCCGTTCATCGCACTTGTTATCATCCTTGTTCTGGCCGGCGGGGCATACCTCTGGTTCCGCAACAAGAGAGCAGCAGAGCAGAAGTGA
- a CDS encoding hydrophobe/amphiphile efflux-3 (HAE3) family transporter, protein MSVEGMYGGVAAFVNRYPKAILAIMVILAIIAIGFMTMIPSQTESDAFMDKQSSSGVVYNLYNNRYGQDTYILLIKAPDQTDPELLNRILLLEKQIGRISQVSSTASVADIVAANHGGTIPATREEVKQIIASLPAATKKEFVPDKETALAYVFINQGVSTDASQNIEPFVVSTINQATLPPGVSVELTGNTPYNIQLQDAMLANFSVLIGASMAFMLIVLALLYSKIRFWILPIVLLTFGLFYTFGIMGILGIPANDGAVAAFPILLGLGIDYAVQFHSRFDDEIRQCDAAAALTETITKTGPAVLIALGATSLGFVAMYITPIPMIQTFATVSILGIVCCYLTSLFGFGAFVLLLNYTPKPPGTSLTERLATAYDTTLSRVAGRVIRIAAPVVLVAIVIASAGIVLDKSIPVDASEKSLGPADLPAQLVADEVQSVGASFTPLPLYLRGVNTKSVEGVRWTDRLCTELSQNYRQISGISSVSTLVKSYNNGVIPANQAELDRVLASIPPDQLALYQLDSTTSIITISTISMGINEQRALSDNIVKDIAWLEPPPGAEIVPTGDFTLYTILTDQIVLNKDRMTFLGFVLIFIFLVLIYRQGVALTPLVPLICVIGWNPLAMIALGQNYSIMTAVLGSMTIGVGSEYTILVMERYLEERKKTGDRAGAIREAVRKIGSAVSVSGLVTAAGFSALMLSTFPVLSGFGLATVIVVVFSLIGAIVIMPATLALAGSVGKTESS, encoded by the coding sequence GTGAGCGTCGAGGGTATGTATGGCGGGGTTGCGGCATTTGTGAACCGCTACCCCAAAGCGATTCTTGCCATAATGGTAATTCTCGCGATAATTGCCATCGGCTTCATGACGATGATCCCCTCCCAGACAGAATCCGACGCCTTCATGGACAAGCAGTCCTCCTCCGGGGTTGTGTACAACCTGTACAACAACCGCTATGGACAGGATACCTACATCCTCCTGATCAAGGCCCCCGACCAGACCGATCCCGAGCTCCTGAACCGCATCCTTCTTTTGGAAAAGCAGATCGGGCGCATCAGCCAGGTCAGTTCGACTGCCTCGGTCGCCGATATCGTTGCTGCAAATCATGGAGGGACAATCCCCGCAACCCGGGAAGAGGTCAAACAGATCATCGCAAGCCTGCCCGCAGCTACGAAAAAAGAGTTCGTGCCGGACAAGGAGACCGCACTTGCGTACGTTTTCATCAACCAGGGCGTCTCGACCGATGCATCGCAGAACATCGAGCCGTTTGTCGTGAGCACCATCAATCAGGCCACCCTGCCGCCGGGCGTCTCGGTCGAACTGACCGGCAACACCCCGTATAATATCCAGCTGCAGGATGCCATGCTTGCTAACTTCAGCGTCCTGATTGGCGCATCCATGGCGTTCATGCTCATCGTGCTCGCACTCCTGTATTCGAAGATCCGGTTCTGGATCCTGCCCATTGTCCTGCTCACGTTCGGCCTCTTCTACACGTTCGGCATCATGGGGATCCTGGGAATACCGGCAAACGACGGGGCCGTTGCCGCATTCCCGATCCTCCTGGGTCTCGGGATAGATTACGCAGTCCAGTTCCATTCGCGGTTCGACGATGAGATCCGGCAGTGCGATGCCGCCGCTGCCCTCACTGAGACGATAACCAAGACCGGGCCTGCCGTGCTCATCGCGCTCGGGGCAACGTCCCTTGGATTCGTTGCCATGTACATCACCCCGATCCCGATGATCCAGACCTTTGCAACGGTATCGATTCTCGGCATTGTCTGCTGCTACCTCACCTCCCTCTTCGGCTTCGGGGCGTTTGTCCTGCTGCTCAACTACACGCCAAAACCCCCCGGAACTTCTCTCACCGAACGGCTTGCCACCGCGTACGACACAACCCTCTCCAGGGTGGCCGGACGGGTGATCAGGATAGCAGCCCCGGTCGTGCTGGTGGCGATCGTCATCGCATCGGCAGGCATCGTCCTGGACAAGAGCATTCCCGTGGATGCTTCCGAAAAATCCCTTGGCCCTGCAGATCTCCCGGCCCAGCTGGTGGCCGACGAAGTCCAGTCCGTGGGGGCATCGTTCACCCCCCTCCCGCTCTATCTGCGGGGTGTCAATACGAAATCGGTCGAAGGGGTCCGGTGGACCGACCGGCTCTGCACGGAGCTGTCGCAGAATTACCGCCAGATCTCGGGGATCTCCAGTGTCTCGACCCTGGTTAAGTCCTACAACAACGGGGTAATTCCTGCCAACCAGGCCGAGCTCGACCGGGTTCTTGCCTCCATCCCCCCGGACCAGCTGGCGCTGTACCAGCTTGACAGTACGACATCGATCATCACCATCAGCACCATCTCGATGGGCATCAACGAGCAGCGGGCACTCTCGGACAATATCGTGAAGGATATCGCCTGGCTCGAACCCCCGCCGGGGGCAGAGATCGTCCCCACCGGGGACTTCACGCTGTACACGATCCTGACCGACCAGATCGTGCTCAACAAGGACCGGATGACCTTCCTCGGGTTTGTCCTGATCTTCATCTTCCTTGTCCTCATCTACCGCCAGGGCGTTGCGCTGACCCCGCTGGTGCCGCTCATCTGTGTAATCGGGTGGAACCCGCTTGCCATGATAGCGCTCGGGCAGAACTACAGCATCATGACGGCCGTTCTCGGATCCATGACGATCGGTGTAGGATCGGAATACACCATCCTTGTCATGGAGCGGTACCTGGAAGAGCGTAAGAAGACCGGGGATCGGGCCGGGGCAATCCGGGAGGCGGTCCGGAAGATCGGCTCGGCAGTCTCGGTGTCAGGTCTGGTCACTGCCGCGGGATTCTCGGCACTGATGCTCTCGACATTTCCGGTCCTCTCGGGATTCGGTCTTGCAACGGTGATCGTTGTCGTCTTCTCGCTCATCGGGGCGATCGTCATCATGCCGGCAACGCTGGCACTTGCGGGCAGCGTTGGAAAGACTGAATCGTCCTGA